One Ignavibacteria bacterium genomic window, CACGAATGTCAAAACCCGCTTGCGGAATGATCGGGTCAGATGAACGGGGCTGACGTGCCCAGACGAAGGTTGCGCCGGCATAGGGACGGACGTATCCGATGGTCCACCCCACGAGCAGTTCTGCGAACTCCCGTGAATAGACAAAGGGTTTGCGACCAACGAATGTTCCGCTCGTATCGGCCATACCGTCAACGAGGTGACTCGATATATGCGCTATTCGCAATCGCAGGTGAAGGGGGCTTTGTGGTGCCTGCCACGAGCCATTGATGCCGAAGTAATAGTCACTTGTCTCCACGGGGAACTTGAAGTTTCCGTCGCTGCGCAGACGAGTATAGGTCATGAAGTCCGCACCCATGCGCATCCATCCGCTTGTACTGTCGCGGAAGATCTCAGCAATATCTACCGACGCTCCTATATCCAATCGCAAACGTTTCACTGCGGGCTGAATGATCAGTCCGATACGTGCTTCAAGCGGGTTAGCTATCGGCGCCGGAAAGGGAGTGTCATCAGCAGCCTGCAGCGAATGTGCGGTTGCCAGCATCACCCCTGCGGTGAGAATGAAATGTTTCACGACCGTGTGGTCGATCCTCGATACACTCCGCGCTTTGAGGAGCGAATGAAGGTGATGCAGTCCGCAACGGCTGGATCGATCTCAGGCGTGGTGTCTTCGTAGTGCTGTATTCCGTCCGATGTATTGAGCCCCGAACGAAGGATCACGTTGTAGAAGGTATCGATCTTCTCGATCACCTCATTCGAGAATCCTCTGCGGCGGAGTCCAACAGCATTAA contains:
- a CDS encoding DUF1207 domain-containing protein, whose amino-acid sequence is MKHFILTAGVMLATAHSLQAADDTPFPAPIANPLEARIGLIIQPAVKRLRLDIGASVDIAEIFRDSTSGWMRMGADFMTYTRLRSDGNFKFPVETSDYYFGINGSWQAPQSPLHLRLRIAHISSHLVDGMADTSGTFVGRKPFVYSREFAELLVGWTIGYVRPYAGATFVWARQPRSSDPIIPQAGFDIRVPITETLQLRGGYDWKLIGINGTYVTAQAAQLGVFADIWNGRGLLLSAYGYNGRSMHGMFFDTADSYIGVGFQVVW